Below is a window of Nyctibius grandis isolate bNycGra1 chromosome 12, bNycGra1.pri, whole genome shotgun sequence DNA.
actgcattttcccctctgcccgtgctgggtggaggtactgccttttcccctctgcctgtactggggggagcaattctgcctgaggaggatttccaagctcttgatcttggttttgtacatatttgtatatatttggttatttctattattattgttattatattctttttcattattatagtttattaaaactgttttaactttccaacccataagtctctctcccttttccctttccctttcccttaggtgggggggagagggttaacagagagcatctgccacctggttaatagctggcccagctttaaaccgtgacacatgtGAATGTTGTAGAATAATTTGAtgggaaagcaaaatgcatatgtctaaacaacaaaaacagaaaaactttaTCTTCAGGAACGtacagcatctttcttgaataTGACACTCATAGTCAAAACCCTATCCTGTTTAggatgtgtgtatgtgtgtaaaCTCAGTGTGTGTACACAGATGTAAATTTTGCCATTTTACCCTGCCACAGACAAAAATTGTATTGGACTCAAAAGATATAACACTTCAAATTCAGATAGGAAAATGTATATAGCTATACATGGATGTAAGCGTTTAGTGTGATTTTCCGATGTGCTAAGAACTGCAAACTCTCATTTGGTTAAATAGTTTCTAGACAGGGATACAAGTGCCTTtataaaaatggtattttatatttttattttaatcctttcCTGTTGTAACGTATAAgtagattaaaacaaaataggTGCATTTAGATACACAACCACAAAATATTCATCTTCCCTTAGGAGGCTGTATTTAATGAGCAGCTACTAAAAACTAACTTCACAGTGATGCTAAAGAGATGGACAAAACAAGTAGGAATCAAATACTCTAGGGGGAACTTGGAAGGTATTTACCCAGGTCTAGGATGGGAAGAGACAAAAGAAACTAAGATCCTTTGTACAAGTTGGTCAGTATTGTCAACTCCAGGCATTCAAAAGTCACAGAGCTACTTTTAAGGGCTAATCTTATCCTTCACGTCTTgctttatgacttttttttcagtaaaaatgtgtcctctctgttttctgagcTAGCAGAGCTAAGGATTTGGGGATGGGGACTACACTTCTGTCCCCTGCGACCACGAGGGATGAaacttacatttctttttaaatgaaatccaAGACGACGACACCAGAACACGGCTGTGCCAACAGTATCTTAACACCAAACTTCTGGGCTGTGAAATCGTTAAAAAAGGTTCCTTTCCTACGCGGGTGGGCGGGAGCCTCTTCTCCTGCCTGCGAGGCGGGGAGAGAACAGTGTGTGGATTGTGCCTGGCGCCAGCAGCTGAGGGCGGCGCGCGGGGCGCTGTGAGGAGCCGCCCGCTGCCCCTCAGGGCGCCTGGGGCACGGCTGCAGGGGGACGGCTGCAGGGGCAGCCGCGAGCCGGAGCAAACCCAGAAGGCTCGGCCTCCAGCCCCGCCCCGGGCTCAACCACAAGCCGCCCATGCCGGGGAAAGGCGGGGCGCCGCCCGCCCGAAGGAGAAGTGCTTCGCCGCCCTTGCTAAAGATGGCGCCGCGGCCGCGGAGGGGCGTTCCCCGCCTCCGGGCGCGGGGTGGTTGCGCCATTGTCGCGGGCCGATGACGTGGACGGGCTGTGCGGAGGGAGCCCGGGGATTGCCCGTGTTGTTGTGCTGGGGCCCGCTGGGATGGGAGGCCGGAGCGCGGGGTGGCGCGGCCGGCGTTGATGGCAGCTCGCCGGGCAACACGCGGCTCCCAGCCGGGGCCGGAGGTGGATGAATTCACCGTCCCGGCGGAGAAGAGCCGCGTCCTGGAGGGTAGCTGGGGCCGCATCGAGGGCTTGTTCGAGGTGCGGCTGGCCGTGCTGGGAGCGCAGGGGGACTGGCGGCCCGCCAtcccgccgccgggcccgccGTCCGCCGCCTCGAGGATCTGGGTGCAGCTGGCGGGCGGTGGGAAAGCCGTGCGCAGCGCCAAGGTatggggggctggggcaggggcagggggggagtGGTGTCCGGTCGTGTCGTCGAGGCTTCGGTCACCCGGGTGGAGACTGGGGCCGTGTTTGCGTACGAGAAGGCCCCTCTCGGCCGGGGCACGGCTCGGGGCCGCTACGTGCgggtgggaggaagaaagggTGGGGAGACAGTCTGTGCTTCACGAGGAAACCGAAACGGTGCTGCCTTGGCAAATAGGTGTGTTCCAGGTGCCAGGGCGTCTCCAGCGGTGGTGACATAAGCGTAGAGagcaaagagaaataattcAGCAGAGAAGTGCAAAGTTCATCGTCATTGCAGAGCGCGTTACGGCCACCGCACTGTGAAATACTGCTGCCGtctgcctggggctgcctgAGGGGTTTTAACACCTGTAAGAGTGTGCCAAGTTCTGTTTATAAAACGCGATTAAAATGTAtagctctccttttttttaccGAAGTTGGGAAAGTTTTCGGAGTTGGTTAGGTGTTGCCATGTTTCACAGTTGCTTTACAGACTTAACTTACTTTGTGGCGTTTAGTAGCTTATTACCAAAGCTCTCACTAACAGCTTAACAGAGCTAGTGTTTCCTTAGTGGAAAAGTGGGCAGATCCAGACTGCTTCACCAGTCTGTTTGCTGGAGCAGATAGCGTGCTTTTTAACCGCACACTGAACACGTTAGAAGAGAGAGCCATCTAGGCTGTTTGTGCCTCTGACTGTGACTCATTGCTGTGAAGTATcttcacagaattattttgttaaatctctTGTACAACTAACTTTTGGAGGGGCACAGCAGGAATGATTAAGTTACTGTTACTTATAGTAGACCTGGCAACTGTATCTGTTTGAATCATGTGATGAGAATGGTAGTGTGAGCACTAGCTGGGCTGAAGGTAGCTTTCAAAACTAAAATCTCGATATGTGGGTGCTGTGTCCGTCTGTTTGTTTGtctaaatacacatatatattagTGGGGATCCTTAGCATGTATTTTGTGACTTAATTCACAGACTTGGCAGTCCACTCTCAAAAACTTAATTCCTTAACTGGGTAATGCATAAGACTTATAAGGAAAATACTATGAATGTTGAGGTTTTTGAATTATTTGACTCTGAAATTGACTCTAAACCAATTCGCTTATTTTTTGAGCTCAGAGATTCCAGAAACTGTTACAGATAGCACAAACAGCTATTCTTCTTCAGGCAGCTGCAGTACAACTTTCCTCTTTCCAGAAAATTAAAGtctgaaacaaacagcacacGATTTCCATTTTAtaattgctgcttttcttaatAACACACAAAATGTTTCCTACTCCAAATACTTTAAATGTTACAGAAGACTTGACTTCCCTTAGATGTGGAGCAGTTTTCAGATCCTATCTGGAAGGATTATTGAGTAGAAGGTACAAACAATTGTACATCTTTATTGTCTTCCTTTAAAAGGTTTGGTGATAgcaatttatgttttaattcaTCACTTACATGCAATGTattcatttttcagtgctgcttagtaaatgtaaagaaaaaaaatttcccagACTTTTAATATCCTTTTTTCTAATTATGTTATGGTCCTGTTGCTCTGCAAAATCAGTCATATGATGACTAAGGCATGAAAGGTAATCCTGTGGATTTTGTTGCAGAAGCAGTTTGTGCTAATATGGTCTTGAAGCAATCTGTGGTGATGTAACTCAAGAGGTGATAGGAAGTGGTGTTATGTTCTTCATTCCCTTGTATTGGTTTTCAGTTCCATTTAAAAGAGAAGTTTAATTTCAGAGAGTAAAGACGGATAATAAAATTTGGTGTACTTTGGAGTCTGCAAATACAATGACTGCAGCTTAGAAACTGATTTCACTACATTACAGATTTTTAAGCACAGAAAGAGATagttgggggaaaaataatgctacctgaaagaagaaatagcatACTGTGTTGACAGAGTTCTGAACTCTGACACATTTAAAACAAGGTAGTATAGTGAATTTACCTATAGTAACTTCTAGGTGGCAGAAATAgcaatgagggttttttttaaaaaaaatccattacaaACCTGAACTTCTAGAACACAGAATTAGCTGGAGCCTGGAGTTTTCTCAGTTATTTGTCAGTatcatctgcttttaaaaatactgagttTCAAAGCCTCATGTGGAAAGCTGGTTTGCTGTTGAGCTTTTTgagtgtgtttttctttggtgtTATATACCTATTGTAAGTAGGTGCTCTGGCAAttgtagttttaaaatacaagtattttattTGGTTAATAAGGGAATCTATCAGAGTCCAGACAGTGGTTTTGTCGTTTGTTTTTGGCATATCTTTTTTCTGTAAGGTATCTTTTAATGGATGCTACTGTGGCTACTAGTTATGGTGTGCCATGCCACAGGCTCAATGTCCTTGATTTATTAGTAGTAAGTATAGAATAAGTAACACATAATAACTACTTAAAAATATAGGATAGCTACTGCTGTGATGAACCTTTGgaaattttctttagaaattgtTTTTAGAAGTTCAGTTTTATGGAGTAGGTAGAATTCTCTAGTGCAAGGCATTTGTTCATGAAGTGTATGTTCTCTTTGACCAAAGAATAGGGATgtgaaaataaatctcttttgaCTTGTCTTCTAAACTATTTGAGCTATAACTTAAATACTCTATTACTATCAGTTTCAAGtgaatttatttataaacagtACAATATAAAAGAAAGTTAGCATTCTATGAGATCTATTTAAAGAtgatttcagatattttaattttatctctATTATCCAGTTTACTGACAGTATTTACTTTCTCACATTTCTTAGGCTAAGCAGGCTTTATTTCCTAATGTCCATTACTGACGTAACCAAAATTCACTTTATATGTTAGCTTTTCACAAATATTCACTCTgctgtctttttctccttctaggAGTATATTAAGGGACTCTGTGAACCTGAACTAGAAGAAAAGGAGTACTACCCAAAGGACATGCACTGCATCTTTGTTGGTGCACAGAGCCTGTTTCTCAACAGTCTTATTCAGGATACCTGTGCTGATATAACAGTGCCGGAAATAGGATTGCTCAGTATTAAGGGGGGTGCAGAAGCTGTTGTTATGGCTCAAAGTCATGTTCAGCAGTTTGTGAAGCTTTTTGAGAATAATGAAAGCTTATTAAATGACAATGAATCAGAGATTAAAAAGCAATTCAGGCAATTTGTGGAAGCACATGCAGATAAATATACAATGGATTTACTGATTTTGCCTAGCTCACTAAAAAGAGAACTCCTAGCTCTCACACAAACTGAATGTTGTGAAGTGGAGAGCGATATCGTAGATCTTACAGGTTCTGAAAGCCCAACAGAGCTTTTACAGAACAAAGTCTCCAAAGTAATCGCTACAAACAGAGATGGAAGAGCAGCTCTCGAGGAAGCCAGAAACAATGCTGGGACACCTGTAACTGAGCTTACAAAGCAGATGGACACTGTGTTTTCCGATGCTCCTGAACCAAGTTTTGTTCCCATAAATGTTGTGCCTCTGTTAGAGGCAGTGGTACCTAAAGAAAGGCAGTCATGTAAAAGAAGATCTTCTGATGATGAGGAAAGGCTCCCTAAAAAGCAGTTCTCTTTGGAAAATGATCAGGAAGTTAAATCTGCCTCACACAGTAATCCTTTAGACAGGGATGCAGTTATTGATCTTTCTGATAGCTGCAGTGAATCAGATGATCCTAGTTATTACCTTAAAGAGGGGGATGAGATCAGTGAGGAAATGGAATATAAGATTCTTGTGAACTTTTTCAGAACAATGGGATATTCCAAAAATATTGTAGAAAAAGTTATTGGTATCCTAGGACAATCTGTGGAACCATTAACATTGCTagaagaaattgaaaaggaaaatttaaaatttcaaaaagaaCATGAACAGTCATCTCAAAAGCCTAAAACTATCAATCCTCCTTTAGGAAGTAATGCAAATAATTCACAAAAGCTAGAAGACAAAGGCATTTCTAGCAATAAAAGTCCACTTAAATCCAGTCATACTTCAAAGGAGACAAAAAACGAGTATCACAACATAAGAGATAAACCAAGCACGCAAGTTGATGCAGAAGATAAAATGCATATGTTGGTATGCAAACCTGCTTCTCCTTCCAGTAAAAATTCAGCTGTATGCTATAAACAGAGAGACATTTATTGCCCTGGTAAGAATCACAGTTCAAAATCAAGTGATATAGAAACTGATGGTGGTGTAACTTTCAACACTGTACAGTCTGGAGTTCTAAGAGAAGTTGATTTTGTAGCCAGAGGGAGCTCAGATGTGACGCATATCTCAACTAAGACTAAAACTGCAGTTCAGCAAAAATCTGCCGGGCCCTCAACTGTGCAGAATAGTCATTCTGTTTTTGAGGACCAATTAGGACACTGCAGCACTTCTGCTAAAGTGAGATCTCTCAACCAGCGCCTTTCCCAGACCTCAAATTCTGAAAATCCTATCCCAGGCGAGGTATTGTCTTCACAAATACATCCTTCAGATCCTGATAGAGAGACAGTGGGACCACACAGACGTCATCCTGATCCTTCAGTTACTGGAGTTCAAAGATTTTTGGACTCTCTGAAAAAGCCATACAGACTAGAGTTAAAAAATGAACCCGGGAAACCATATTTAAAGCACATCATTATTGATGGAAGCAATGTTGCAATTTCGTAAGTATTGTTCTTTTCAGCTATCTCTTTATTAAAAGTTCAATGAACTTTCACGTGAAATAGGGACTAAGGTTGCTGTGGCATGTATAAAGTTTTTGCTAGCTAGTTTTTTTGTGACCAACAGTCCATGTACATAGCAGGGTTTTTCAGCTACTGATAATGGCTGCATTGGTAAGTTATGGTAAGACTtgataatgaaaaattatgtgACTTTGACAGTAGCCATTTTAATTTCCAATGCATAGCAATTTTGATAGTTTTTATTCTCCGTTTAGTGGCAGCATTCAATTTTGTGACTGACTTGTTTGGAGTTATTATTCTTTGTTGAGATACTGTGCatagaagaaaattcagaagtttTTAGTAGGTGTGCTATATGACGCTTAAACTTCAGAACACAAATCCAGCTAGAACAGTGTGGTTGTGG
It encodes the following:
- the N4BP1 gene encoding NEDD4-binding protein 1 — translated: MAARRATRGSQPGPEVDEFTVPAEKSRVLEGSWGRIEGLFEVRLAVLGAQGDWRPAIPPPGPPSAASRIWVQLAGGGKAVRSAKEYIKGLCEPELEEKEYYPKDMHCIFVGAQSLFLNSLIQDTCADITVPEIGLLSIKGGAEAVVMAQSHVQQFVKLFENNESLLNDNESEIKKQFRQFVEAHADKYTMDLLILPSSLKRELLALTQTECCEVESDIVDLTGSESPTELLQNKVSKVIATNRDGRAALEEARNNAGTPVTELTKQMDTVFSDAPEPSFVPINVVPLLEAVVPKERQSCKRRSSDDEERLPKKQFSLENDQEVKSASHSNPLDRDAVIDLSDSCSESDDPSYYLKEGDEISEEMEYKILVNFFRTMGYSKNIVEKVIGILGQSVEPLTLLEEIEKENLKFQKEHEQSSQKPKTINPPLGSNANNSQKLEDKGISSNKSPLKSSHTSKETKNEYHNIRDKPSTQVDAEDKMHMLVCKPASPSSKNSAVCYKQRDIYCPGKNHSSKSSDIETDGGVTFNTVQSGVLREVDFVARGSSDVTHISTKTKTAVQQKSAGPSTVQNSHSVFEDQLGHCSTSAKVRSLNQRLSQTSNSENPIPGEVLSSQIHPSDPDRETVGPHRRHPDPSVTGVQRFLDSLKKPYRLELKNEPGKPYLKHIIIDGSNVAISHGLRKFFSCRGIAIAVDYFWKRGHRNITVFVPQWRTRRDPFITEQDFLTQLQDVGILSLTPARMVLGARIAAHDDRFLLHLADKTGGVIVTNDNFREFVTESLAWREIIQKRLLQYTFAGDIFMVPDDPLGRNGPRLDDFLRSEGCSRDFRSAQKALQSSGQYSSETPFFMPVPKPTSSSQQPKNRVHGDRSSTWLPQETDIQACLAIPPQRSASETVQLREALIKIFPDYEQRQKIDQILADHPFMRDLNALSAMVLD